One Glycine max cultivar Williams 82 chromosome 4, Glycine_max_v4.0, whole genome shotgun sequence DNA segment encodes these proteins:
- the LOC100807902 gene encoding uncharacterized protein — protein MCSLTLSSSSPPLPTPTSSFFTISSALSKSQYGPPPFLASSSSSRVVACHVGSNSNAQQHVATDLKFVLHDALHAYGIDTTHAREAREQFCSQIGRFTDIEKETSICINRCVDLGRTALYIAAEDDSLVSHSSVPLPVDDFITRLDDLSMDYCPHYSPEYDSSPEKFLESIERFLYIHKGFRRANANALEPRALYLHSVLTHRSGSAAMLSLIYSEILKMLRLWSLLYFDAEIFFPHDALTLPTGYHKQKSKESDQAHIMTSGNLLVEILSDLKHAFWPFQHDHTKTLFLRAATAANCVDRSDFVGESGSQIASAKAAQHRLDRGVWTSVRFGDMRRSLSACERLILLKNDANEFRDYSILLYHCGLYEQSLEYLTKYRDLKNSSRQESSSSNSLSSLEEDAVDNLMMRLNLVLMEQGWSRPSYARNFLGNNSEPW, from the exons ATGTGCTCTTTGACTCTATCGTCCTCCTCCCCACCTCTTCCCACACCAACATCCTCTTTCTTCACAATCAGCTCCGCACTTTCCAAATCCCAATATGGCCCTCCTCCCTTCTTagcttcctcctcctcctctcgCGTGGTGGCGTGTCACGTTGGATCCAATTCCAATGCCCAACAACACGTTGCCACCGACCTCAAGTTCGTCCTGCACGACGCTCTCCATGCTTATGGAATCGACACCACCCATGCcaga GAAGCTAGGGAGCAATTCTGCTCACAAATCGGGAGATTCACTGATATTGAAAAGGAAACCAGCATTTGTATCAACCGGTGTGTTGACTTGGGTAGAACTGCTCTCTACATAGCGGCAGAGGATGATTCCCTCGTGTCACATTCATCAGTTCCACTTCCCGTGGATGATTTCATTACGAGATTAGATGATCTTTCAATGGACTACTGTCCACACTACAGCCCTGAATATGATTCATCGCCTGAGAAGTTCTTAGAGAGCATAGAGAGATTTCTATATATTCACAAG GGTTTCAGGAGAGCCAATGCCAATGCATTGGAACCACGGGCACTTTATCTCCACTCG GTTTTGACCCATCGTTCAGGATCAGCTGCAATGTTATCACTTATATACTCAGAAATTCTGAAAATGCTTCGGTTGTGGAGCCTTTTGTATTTTGATGCTGAAATTTTCTTCCCTCATGATGCTCTTACCCTTCCCACGGGATATCATAAGCAGAAAAGCAAGGAGTCAGACCAAGCTCACATAATGACTTCAGGAAACCTATTAGTTGAG ATCTTAAGTGATCTGAAGCATGCATTCTGGCCTTTTCAACATGATCACACCAAAACTTTATTCTTAAGGGCGGCAACTGCTGCTAACTGTGTTGATAGATCTGATTTTGTTGGAGAAAG TGGCTCACAAATTGCATCAGCTAAGGCTGCTCAACATAGGCTAGATCGAGGTGTTTGGACCAGTGTGCGTTTTGGGGACATGAGGCGATCTTTGTCTG CATGTGAACGTCTTATCCTGCTGAAAAATGATGCAAATGAGTTTAGAGATTACAGCATTCTTCTCTATCATTGTGGATTATATGAGCAGTCACTGGAATACCTGACGAAGTACCGGGATCTGAAG AACTCATCTAGGCAAGAGTCATCATCATCAAACTCTCTGAGCAGCTTGGAAGAAGATGCCGTGGATAACCTGATGATGCGCTTGAATCTCGTCCTGATGGAGCAAGGATGGAGTCGGCCATCTTATGCCAGAAATTTTCTTGGTAATAACTCTGAACCATGGTAG